Proteins encoded by one window of Kribbella flavida DSM 17836:
- a CDS encoding TetR family transcriptional regulator → METPPVESTRERLLNIAEQRFGEGGYEGTSLRAITVAAAANIAAVNYHFGSKEALLRAAVARAMAPVNTERRRRLDQMEATGQPTAEQLIRAFIEPGLDLVLRRGERGAIVARFIGRVAFDPSRRIRELYAAEADPIEARYLAALQTALPRAAPESVAFGYVNMLGLLALHQSQALSRAPGTEDVDDPSKLAENLIAFLVAAFDRGLRS, encoded by the coding sequence GTGGAAACACCACCCGTGGAATCGACCCGGGAGCGGTTGCTCAACATCGCCGAGCAGCGGTTCGGCGAGGGCGGCTACGAGGGAACGTCGCTGCGCGCCATCACGGTCGCGGCGGCGGCCAACATCGCGGCGGTCAACTACCATTTCGGCTCCAAGGAAGCGCTGCTGCGGGCCGCGGTCGCCCGCGCGATGGCGCCGGTGAACACCGAGCGCCGGCGCCGGCTCGACCAGATGGAGGCCACCGGGCAGCCAACCGCCGAGCAACTGATCCGGGCGTTCATCGAACCCGGGCTGGACCTGGTACTGCGGCGCGGTGAGCGCGGCGCGATCGTGGCCCGGTTCATCGGCCGGGTCGCGTTCGACCCGAGCCGGCGGATCCGCGAGCTGTACGCCGCCGAGGCGGACCCGATCGAGGCCCGGTACCTCGCGGCGCTGCAGACGGCGCTGCCGCGGGCGGCGCCGGAGTCGGTGGCTTTCGGCTACGTCAACATGCTCGGTCTGCTCGCGCTGCACCAGTCTCAGGCGCTGTCGCGGGCTCCGGGCACCGAGGACGTCGACGACCCCAGCAAGCTGGCCGAGAACCTGATCGCCTTCCTGGTGGCCGCGTTCGACCGGGGTCTGCGGTCCTGA
- a CDS encoding dihydrolipoyl dehydrogenase family protein — translation METTEYDLIVLGAGAVGENAADRAVRGGLSAVLVEHELVGGECSYWACMPSKALLRPAQALRAAQAVAGAAQAVTGTLDVQAVLERRNSFTSNWKDDGQVEWVEGAGISLVRGHARFSGPKEVTVTDSDGTTTLLRARHAVVVATGSDPVVPDIDGLREANPWTSREATSAKSAPGRLAIIGGGVVAAEMATAYAGFGTEVTLISRGKLLSQQEPFAGEMVADALRDLGATVLVDTNTTRVRRTGDEVVVETSDGQTVTADEVLVATGRKPRTEDLGLETIGLTPGDWLPTDDTMRVEGFDWLYAIGDVTKRALLTHQGKYQARAAGDVIAARATGSTVSDQPWGVHVATADHEAVPQVTFTDPEVASVGLTDEAARAAGYDVRTVDYEIGNVAGASVRADGYTGKARMVVDEQRKVVLGATFVGPEVSDLLQAATFAVVGQIPLDRLWHAVPAYPTVNEIWLRLLETYGRPTP, via the coding sequence ATGGAAACGACCGAATACGACCTGATCGTGCTGGGTGCCGGGGCCGTGGGTGAGAACGCGGCCGACCGGGCCGTGCGGGGTGGACTGAGCGCCGTCCTGGTCGAGCACGAGCTGGTCGGCGGCGAGTGCTCGTACTGGGCCTGCATGCCGTCGAAGGCGCTGCTCCGGCCGGCCCAGGCGCTGCGGGCGGCCCAGGCGGTCGCCGGCGCCGCGCAGGCGGTCACCGGGACGCTCGACGTCCAGGCGGTGCTGGAACGGCGCAACTCGTTCACCAGCAACTGGAAGGACGACGGCCAGGTCGAGTGGGTCGAGGGAGCCGGCATCTCCCTGGTTCGCGGGCACGCCCGGTTCAGCGGCCCCAAAGAGGTGACCGTCACCGACTCCGACGGCACCACCACGCTGCTCAGGGCCCGGCACGCGGTGGTCGTCGCCACCGGCTCCGACCCGGTCGTGCCGGACATCGACGGGCTGCGTGAGGCGAACCCCTGGACCAGCCGGGAGGCCACCAGCGCCAAGTCTGCGCCCGGCCGGCTGGCGATCATCGGCGGCGGGGTCGTCGCCGCCGAGATGGCGACCGCGTACGCCGGCTTCGGCACCGAGGTGACGCTGATCTCGCGCGGCAAGCTGCTGAGCCAGCAGGAGCCGTTCGCGGGCGAGATGGTCGCCGACGCGCTGCGCGACCTGGGCGCGACCGTCCTGGTCGACACCAACACCACCCGCGTACGCCGTACCGGGGACGAGGTGGTCGTCGAGACCTCCGACGGGCAGACCGTCACCGCCGACGAGGTGCTGGTCGCGACCGGGCGCAAGCCGCGCACGGAGGACCTCGGCCTGGAGACCATCGGCCTCACCCCGGGCGATTGGCTGCCGACCGACGACACGATGCGGGTCGAGGGGTTCGACTGGCTCTACGCCATCGGTGACGTGACCAAGCGGGCGCTGCTCACCCACCAGGGCAAGTACCAGGCCCGCGCGGCCGGCGACGTCATCGCAGCCCGGGCAACAGGCAGCACGGTGTCGGACCAGCCGTGGGGCGTGCACGTGGCCACCGCCGACCACGAGGCCGTGCCGCAGGTGACGTTCACCGACCCCGAAGTCGCCTCCGTCGGGCTGACCGACGAGGCCGCCCGCGCCGCCGGGTACGACGTCCGCACGGTCGACTACGAGATCGGCAACGTGGCCGGGGCGAGCGTCCGGGCCGACGGGTACACCGGTAAAGCCCGGATGGTCGTCGACGAGCAGCGCAAGGTGGTGCTCGGCGCCACCTTCGTCGGCCCGGAGGTCAGCGACCTGCTGCAGGCGGCCACCTTCGCCGTCGTCGGGCAGATCCCGCTCGACCGCCTCTGGCACGCCGTCCCGGCGTACCCGACGGTGAACGAGATCTGGCTGCGCCTGCTGGAGACCTACGGCCGCCCGACTCCCTGA
- a CDS encoding CGNR zinc finger domain-containing protein, producing MSALPSHLELVQGVVLPKPVGADPVLDFLNTRSEWTGRGPARSEWLTSFETLVIWSGYVGLLSDAGVFRLIEQAAGRPTDAARRFEAALEFRADLYDVLTDTSATSSFDAVQRVIARAAGHRRLLPLPTLHGLAATWDLPEDLNLPLDQLALLSADLLTGPSRTHVRECPGDGCGWLFLDPRGRRRWCSMATCGNRAKVRAHAARTKADPAQ from the coding sequence ATGTCCGCGCTGCCGTCCCACCTCGAGCTCGTCCAGGGCGTCGTGCTGCCCAAGCCGGTCGGCGCGGACCCCGTCCTGGACTTTCTCAACACCCGCTCCGAGTGGACCGGCCGCGGGCCGGCCCGCTCCGAGTGGCTGACCAGCTTCGAGACGCTGGTGATCTGGTCGGGCTACGTCGGCCTGCTCTCCGACGCCGGGGTCTTCCGGCTGATCGAGCAGGCCGCGGGCCGGCCCACCGACGCGGCCCGGCGGTTCGAGGCCGCGCTGGAGTTCCGCGCCGACCTGTACGACGTACTCACCGACACCTCGGCGACGTCGTCGTTCGACGCCGTGCAGCGGGTGATCGCGCGGGCTGCCGGGCACCGGCGGCTGCTGCCGCTGCCCACCCTGCACGGCCTGGCCGCCACCTGGGACCTGCCGGAGGACCTGAACCTGCCGCTGGACCAGCTGGCCCTGCTGTCCGCCGACCTGCTCACCGGGCCGTCCCGCACCCACGTCCGGGAGTGCCCGGGCGACGGGTGCGGCTGGCTCTTCCTCGACCCGCGCGGCCGCCGCCGCTGGTGCTCGATGGCCACCTGCGGCAACCGTGCGAAGGTCCGCGCCCACGCAGCCCGGACCAAGGCCGACCCCGCGCAGTAG
- a CDS encoding SPFH domain-containing protein: MAKLGTVTGNTSKGGVKGKLIGGAILVVLLIIVLANLFNFADTAANKIGLHYGGGVVEDKKFKSVIPPGATNKLIGPGDTVYSYPIDQRSYIIGGAGADTDDADEVTVVSKDNVRLGVRVQVYFTLNREQAVLQSFHERIGLKTEAFEDRGWNAMLQSYFRPQIDRALVAVGTNYNWAELYNNEAKKSAFQTAAAKEFTRLLPAAVGGDYFCGPSYTGNNACGELSFTIQKPTPLDKGIIDGLEAKQRAELAKQAQEQKNQQVNVELQSVRQQVAMLGANGYLLKTAIESGKIQFMVIPQNGNVSLPVPTPQQTPR; encoded by the coding sequence GTCGAAGGGCGGCGTCAAGGGCAAACTGATCGGCGGGGCGATCCTGGTCGTGCTGCTGATCATCGTGCTGGCCAACCTGTTCAACTTCGCCGACACCGCCGCGAACAAGATCGGTCTGCACTACGGCGGTGGCGTGGTCGAGGACAAGAAGTTCAAGTCGGTCATCCCGCCGGGGGCGACGAACAAGCTGATCGGCCCCGGCGACACCGTGTACAGCTACCCGATCGACCAGCGCTCGTACATCATCGGCGGCGCCGGCGCGGACACCGACGACGCCGACGAGGTGACCGTCGTCAGCAAGGACAACGTGCGGCTCGGTGTCCGGGTCCAGGTCTACTTCACGCTGAACCGCGAGCAGGCCGTGCTGCAGTCGTTCCACGAGCGGATCGGGCTGAAGACCGAGGCGTTCGAGGACCGCGGCTGGAACGCGATGCTGCAGTCGTACTTCCGGCCGCAGATCGACCGGGCGCTGGTCGCGGTCGGCACGAACTACAACTGGGCCGAGCTCTACAACAACGAGGCGAAGAAGTCCGCCTTCCAGACCGCCGCGGCCAAGGAGTTCACCCGGCTGCTGCCGGCCGCCGTCGGCGGCGACTACTTCTGCGGGCCGTCGTACACCGGCAACAACGCCTGCGGCGAGCTGTCGTTCACGATCCAGAAGCCGACGCCGCTGGACAAGGGCATCATCGACGGGCTGGAGGCCAAGCAGCGCGCCGAGCTGGCCAAGCAGGCCCAGGAGCAGAAGAACCAGCAGGTCAACGTCGAGCTGCAGTCGGTCCGGCAGCAGGTCGCGATGCTCGGCGCGAACGGCTACCTGCTGAAAACCGCGATCGAGTCGGGCAAGATCCAGTTCATGGTGATCCCGCAGAACGGCAACGTCAGCCTCCCGGTGCCGACCCCGCAGCAGACACCCCGCTGA